The Primulina tabacum isolate GXHZ01 chromosome 16, ASM2559414v2, whole genome shotgun sequence genome window below encodes:
- the LOC142530048 gene encoding large ribosomal subunit protein eL22z-like, translating to MSRGAAAAGAKGGKKKVTSYVIDCTKPVDDKIMDIATLEKFLQERIKVGGKTGALGDSVTVTREKSKITITADSSFSKRYLKYLTKKYLKKYSVRDWLRVIASNKDINVYELRYFNIAEQEGDEED from the exons ATGAGCAGAGGCGCAGCTGCTGCGGGAGCGAAAGGCGGGAAGAAGAAGGTAACGAGCTATGTGATCGACTGCACGAAGCCTGTGGATGATAAGATTATGGATATTGCTACGCTCGAGAAGTTTCTCCAGGAGAGGATCAAGGTCGGGGGAAAAACCGGCGCTCTAGGTGATTCTGTTACGGTTACCCGTGAGAAGAGCAAGATCACCATCACAGCCGACAGTTCCTTCTCTAAAAG GTATCTCAAGTATTTGACAAAGAAGTACTTGAAGAAGTACAGTGTTCGAGATTGGCTTCGGGTGATAGCTTCCAACAAAGACATAAATGTTTACGAATTGCGCTACTTCAACATCGCCGAACAAGAGGGGGATGAAGAAGATTAA
- the LOC142528944 gene encoding magnesium/proton exchanger isoform X2, translating to MENVVKHTRAVQEIDPFTNVEVVKHKKVWNYAIADIALLAFGTSFPQISLATIDAIRNIGNLYAGGLGPGTLVGSAAFDLFPIHAVCVVVPKAGELKKISDIGVWLVGLIWSFWAYVWLYLILKVWTPNVITLLEASLTVLQYGLLLTHAYAQDKRWKYFSLPIERTERPEDWVPPEKSTYGDGRQPHEKYLEIHEDGENSNRTIVDIFSIHELSHEMISEKNNLFSIWKEQFVDALKLECPESRKLNNTWLRLAKGFWRLLCAPWKLLFAFVPPHQIAHGWIAFIFSLAFISGIAYVVTKFTDLISCVTVIDPYVIAFTALAAGTSWPDLVASKIAAERQLTADSAIANITCSNSVNIYVGIGVPWLINTLYNYFAYKEPLRIENAGGLSFSLLMFFATSVGCIGVLIYRRLTLGAELGGPRLWAWITSVYLILLWLIFVVLSSLRVSGVI from the exons ATGGAAAACGTTGTCAAGCACACTCGAGCAGTGCAAGAGATAGACCCTTTCACAAATGTTGAAGTTGTCAAACACAAAAAGGTTTGGAATTACGCCATAGCTGACATAGCTCTGCTGGCATTTGGAACTAGCTTCCCCCAGATTTCTTTGGCCACCATTGATGCTATAAGAAATATTGGAAACTTGTATGCTGGAG GCTTAGGTCCTGGAACACTTGTTGGTTCAGCCGCTTTTGATTTATTTCCAATTCATGCTGTTTGCGTCGTGGTTCCTAAAGCTGGAGAACTTAAAAAGATATCAGATATTGGAGTCTGGCTCGTGGGGCTCATTTGGTCTTTCTGGGCTTACGTTTGGCTATACCTAATTTTAAAG GTGTGGACACCAAATGTGATTACTCTTTTGGAAGCGTCGTTGACAGTGCTGCAATATGGGCTACTGCTTACTCATGCCTATGCTCAAGACAAGCGATGGAAATACTTTTCTTTGCCAAT TGAAAGAACTGAGAGGCCGGAAGACTGGGTGCCACCTGAAAAATCTACATACGGTGATGGCCGCCAGCCTCATGAAAAGTACTTGGAAATACATGAAGATGGTGAAAATAGCAACAGAACCATTGTTGATATTTTCTCTATCCATG AGCTATCCCATGAGATGATTTCTGAAAAGAATAACTTGTTTTCCATCTGGAAGGAGCAGTTTGTTGATGCACTCAAG TTGGAGTGCCCGGAATCTAGAAAATTGAATAATACGTGGCTAAGGCTTGCAAAGGGTTTTTGGCGGTTACTATGTGCACCATGGAAATTATTGTTTGCCTTTGTACCTCCTCATCAAATTGCTCATGGATGGATTGCTTTCATTTTCTCTCTAGCTTTTATCAGTGGGATAGCTTACGTTGTAACCAAATTTACAGATCTAATCAGTTGTGTCACAG TTATCGATCCTTATGTCATAGCATTCACAGCATTGGCTGCCGGAACCTCGTGGCCAGATTTAGTGGCAAGCAAGATTGCAGCAGAACGACAGCTAACAGCTGACTCTGCAATAGCTAACATCACTTGCAG CAACTCGGTGAACATTTATGTTGGCATCGGTGTGCCATGGCTCATCAACACATTGTACAACTACTTCGCATACAAGGAACCATTGCGGATAGAGAATGCCGGGGGGCTTAGCTTCTCTTTGTTAATGTTCTTTGCTACATCTGTCGGATGCATTGGAGTTTTGATATATAGGCGTCTTACTTTGGGCGCTGAGCTTGGAGGTCCAAGGCTTTGGGCTTGGATTACTAGCGTTTATTTAATACTGCTTTGGCTTATTTTTGTTGTATTATCATCTTTAAGAGTTTCAGGAGTAATCTGA
- the LOC142528924 gene encoding UDP-glucuronic acid decarboxylase 2-like, whose translation MASELIFRGHDPHPTSDAYSPKPPKPWLTVTSPIRYVLREQRLLFVFVGMAIAALIFTFAPSSDPRAPIPGQFIPSELTLPHPKPDRVIYHNGHLSTGFGTHSVGKIPLGLKRKGLRIVVTGGAGFVGSHLVDRLMSRGDSVIVVDNFFTGRKENVMHHFRNPRFELIRHDVVEPLLLEVDQIYHLACPASPVHYKHNPVKTIKTNVVGTLNMLGLAKRVGARFLLTSTSEVYGDPLQHPQVETYWGNVNPIGVRSCYDEGKRTAETLTMDYHRGAGVEVRIARIFNTYGPRMCIDDGRVVSNFVAQALRKEHLTVYGDGKQTRSFQYVSDLVEGLIRLMEGEHVGPFNLGNPGEFTMLELAKVVQDTIDSSAKIEFRSNTEDDPHKRKPDITKAKEQLGWEPKVPLREGLPMMVSDFRQRIFGDHEENGEKIFRDNKGSGGRISGEQKEESAS comes from the exons TAACCAGTCCAATTCGCTACGTGTTGCGCGAGCAACGTTTGCTGTTCGTCTTCGTCGGCATGGCCATTGCCGCTCTGATATTCACCTTCGCCCCTTCCTCCGATCCCCGCGCGCCGATCCCGGGCCAGTTCATTCCGTCTGAGTTGACTCTGCCGCATCCGAAGCCGGACCGAGTCATATATCATAACGGCCACCTCTCAACGGGATTCGGGACCCACTCTGTCGGGAAAATCCCGCTCGGATTGAAACGGAAGGGGCTGCGGATCGTGGTCACGGGTGGGGCCGGGTTCGTGGGGAGTCATTTGGTCGACCGGCTTATGAGCAGAGGCGATAGCGTGATCGTGGTGGATAATTTCTTCACAGGGAGGAAGGAGAACGTGATGCACCATTTCAGGAACCCGAGGTTCGAGCTCATCCGACACGACGTCGTCGAGCCGCTGTTGTTGGAAGTCGATCAGATCTATCATCTCGCATGCCCAGCGTCGCCGGTTCACTACAAGCACAACCCAGTCAAAACTATC AAGACGAATGTGGTGGGCACGTTGAACATGCTTGGGCTGGCTAAGCGAGTGGGTGCTCGGTTTCTGCTGACGAGCACCAGTGAAGTGTACGGTGATCCGCTGCAACACCCGCAAGTCGAAACCTACTGGGGCAACGTCAATCCAATTG GTGTCCGAAGCTGCTACGATGAAGGAAAGAGAACTGCGGAAACGTTGACCATGGACTACCACAGGGGTGCTGGAGTTGAG GTGAGGATTGCTAGGATTTTCAATACATATGGACCTCGAATGTGCATTGATGATGGTCGAGTTGTAAGCAACTTTGTTGCTCag GCTTTGAGGAAGGAACATTTAACTGTTTATGGTGATGGGAAGCAAACCAGAAGTTTTCAGTATGTCTCCGATTTG GTGGAAGGGCTAATAAGATTGATGGAAGGTGAGCATGTTGGACCCTTCAATCTTGGGAACCCTGGTGAATTCACCATGCTTGAACTTGCCAAG GTGGTTCAAGATACCATTGATTCAAGTGCAAAGATAGAATTCAGGTCCAACACAGAAGACGATCCTCACAAGAGGAAACCCGACATTACCAAGGCAAAAGAGCAGCTTGGATGGGAGCCTAAAGTGCCGTTGCGCGAGGGGTTACCTATGATGGTCTCAGACTTCAGGCAGCGTATATTTGGGGACCACgaagaaaatggagaaaaaatcTTTAGAGACAACAAAGGAAGTGGAGGAAGAATCTCTGGCGAACAGAAAGAAGAATCAGCTTCCTAA
- the LOC142528944 gene encoding magnesium/proton exchanger isoform X1 gives MAHLNNTSDNAQGGSNIIGQERCAFYFLFHGETKLGNGFRGFLYFAALAYCFIGLTAITGRFFRSMENVVKHTRAVQEIDPFTNVEVVKHKKVWNYAIADIALLAFGTSFPQISLATIDAIRNIGNLYAGGLGPGTLVGSAAFDLFPIHAVCVVVPKAGELKKISDIGVWLVGLIWSFWAYVWLYLILKVWTPNVITLLEASLTVLQYGLLLTHAYAQDKRWKYFSLPIERTERPEDWVPPEKSTYGDGRQPHEKYLEIHEDGENSNRTIVDIFSIHELSHEMISEKNNLFSIWKEQFVDALKLECPESRKLNNTWLRLAKGFWRLLCAPWKLLFAFVPPHQIAHGWIAFIFSLAFISGIAYVVTKFTDLISCVTVIDPYVIAFTALAAGTSWPDLVASKIAAERQLTADSAIANITCSNSVNIYVGIGVPWLINTLYNYFAYKEPLRIENAGGLSFSLLMFFATSVGCIGVLIYRRLTLGAELGGPRLWAWITSVYLILLWLIFVVLSSLRVSGVI, from the exons ATGGCCCATCTTAACAACACTTCTGACAATGCACAAGGAGGTTCTAATATCATTGGGCAAGAGAGATGTGCGTTCTATTTTCTTTTCCATGGTGAAACTAAACTTGGCAATGGTTTTAGGGGATTCTTGTATTTCGCCGCTCTTGCCTACTGTTTTATCGGATTAACAGCTATAACGGGCCGCTTTTTCCGGTCTATGGAAAACGTTGTCAAGCACACTCGAGCAGTGCAAGAGATAGACCCTTTCACAAATGTTGAAGTTGTCAAACACAAAAAGGTTTGGAATTACGCCATAGCTGACATAGCTCTGCTGGCATTTGGAACTAGCTTCCCCCAGATTTCTTTGGCCACCATTGATGCTATAAGAAATATTGGAAACTTGTATGCTGGAG GCTTAGGTCCTGGAACACTTGTTGGTTCAGCCGCTTTTGATTTATTTCCAATTCATGCTGTTTGCGTCGTGGTTCCTAAAGCTGGAGAACTTAAAAAGATATCAGATATTGGAGTCTGGCTCGTGGGGCTCATTTGGTCTTTCTGGGCTTACGTTTGGCTATACCTAATTTTAAAG GTGTGGACACCAAATGTGATTACTCTTTTGGAAGCGTCGTTGACAGTGCTGCAATATGGGCTACTGCTTACTCATGCCTATGCTCAAGACAAGCGATGGAAATACTTTTCTTTGCCAAT TGAAAGAACTGAGAGGCCGGAAGACTGGGTGCCACCTGAAAAATCTACATACGGTGATGGCCGCCAGCCTCATGAAAAGTACTTGGAAATACATGAAGATGGTGAAAATAGCAACAGAACCATTGTTGATATTTTCTCTATCCATG AGCTATCCCATGAGATGATTTCTGAAAAGAATAACTTGTTTTCCATCTGGAAGGAGCAGTTTGTTGATGCACTCAAG TTGGAGTGCCCGGAATCTAGAAAATTGAATAATACGTGGCTAAGGCTTGCAAAGGGTTTTTGGCGGTTACTATGTGCACCATGGAAATTATTGTTTGCCTTTGTACCTCCTCATCAAATTGCTCATGGATGGATTGCTTTCATTTTCTCTCTAGCTTTTATCAGTGGGATAGCTTACGTTGTAACCAAATTTACAGATCTAATCAGTTGTGTCACAG TTATCGATCCTTATGTCATAGCATTCACAGCATTGGCTGCCGGAACCTCGTGGCCAGATTTAGTGGCAAGCAAGATTGCAGCAGAACGACAGCTAACAGCTGACTCTGCAATAGCTAACATCACTTGCAG CAACTCGGTGAACATTTATGTTGGCATCGGTGTGCCATGGCTCATCAACACATTGTACAACTACTTCGCATACAAGGAACCATTGCGGATAGAGAATGCCGGGGGGCTTAGCTTCTCTTTGTTAATGTTCTTTGCTACATCTGTCGGATGCATTGGAGTTTTGATATATAGGCGTCTTACTTTGGGCGCTGAGCTTGGAGGTCCAAGGCTTTGGGCTTGGATTACTAGCGTTTATTTAATACTGCTTTGGCTTATTTTTGTTGTATTATCATCTTTAAGAGTTTCAGGAGTAATCTGA